The genome window AATTTCCTCCTGTAAACAATCCTTTATGGAGGAGTTGTCCCAAGCTGATGAAGTTTTCTCGTCAGATACTTCTATTTATTCTTATCCTTTGCGCCAGTGGGGTTCTTTTTTACCTGCCGTATCAGGAGGTGAAGGAACAGAACATTGAAGGGCTGAATGTGGAGCAGCGTACGCTGGCCCGCCAGGCGGCGACCGGGATACAGGAACTTTTTGCCCACTACACAAAGATGTTGCAGTATTTTGCCTGCCATCTGGGTGTTGTCAATCATAATGAGCAAGGGCGAAATCTTCTCTATAATCTTTATGCCTATACCCGGATCGTTGCGGCCAACCCCGGACAAAAAGCGATTATTGTCAATGGCTTTGCCCAGTCAGTGGAAGTGCGTAAAACCCAGGAGCTTGGTGCCGGCCAGTATGTCAAAAAGCCCTATATCCTTGAACAGCTGGGTCTGGCAGTCCGCGAGACACTGCATCGCTAATCTTTTGTTGAGGCTTCAGCACTTAGCCAGCTGAAATTTTTGTGGAAAGGGGTGAAAGAGGGGTGCGGATGAAGAGTTATCGCAAAGAATTGTGGTTTACGATCCCGGCCAGGAGGGGGTTTATTAATATCACCCCTCAGGTTGCCGACTGTTTACGGGAAAGTGGCGTTGGTGAAGGGCTTGTGCTGGTCAACGCGATGCACATAACAAGTTCGGTGTTTATCAATGACGACGAGTTGGGACTGCATTACGACTTCGAGGTCTGGCTCGAGAAACTGGCGCCCCACGAGCCGGTCTCCCAGTACCGCCATAACGGCTTTGAGGACAATGCTGACGGCCACCTGAAACGCCAGATCATGGGCCGCGAGGTGGTGGTGGCGGTGACCGAGGGCCAGCTTGACTTCGGCCCGTGGGAACAGATCTTCTACGGCGAGTTTGACGGCAGAAGAAAAAAGCGGGTGCTGGTCAAGATTATCGGGGAGTAGGTTGTCTGTCTTTTCATATAACGACATGAAACAAGCTGATCTGATTATGGATTGAGAATAGTCTCCTAAGCTTTATGCATGTTTTAGTTGGATTAATGGATGATGTAATTTTATAGATAGCTGTTGTTCTCGCATTCTTTGGTTTATCCTGGTTCTAAAAAAATATTTTCTGAATGTCGCAGACTCAAA of Candidatus Anaeroferrophillus wilburensis contains these proteins:
- a CDS encoding YjbQ family protein, coding for MKSYRKELWFTIPARRGFINITPQVADCLRESGVGEGLVLVNAMHITSSVFINDDELGLHYDFEVWLEKLAPHEPVSQYRHNGFEDNADGHLKRQIMGREVVVAVTEGQLDFGPWEQIFYGEFDGRRKKRVLVKIIGE